The Paramisgurnus dabryanus chromosome 6, PD_genome_1.1, whole genome shotgun sequence genome has a window encoding:
- the fbxo36b gene encoding F-box only protein 36b: MASLMGETFFEISGQGPAPLKDYFHFEISQSEVIWRWWKISLRLNSRNTKPGELRQSHEDYLEDNRLQSQVAMVFGPHILQYSKQLCQGQYDYIVRLPNSLLFNIMTRLNLEDLEGLSRTCHRFRELCNSEEFWEQTVRNQWGALTPSVEDLAKDVGWRTVFFTNKLHLQMQISRRKQKENQPSEDEEKQTCPSLPLEEGLG, encoded by the exons ATGGCGAGCTTGATGGGAGAAACTTTTTTTGAGATCAGTGGACAGGGtcctgcacctttaaaggactactttcactttgaaattTCACAATCTGAG GTAATTTGGAGATGGTGGAAGATTTCTCTGAGATTAAACTCCAGGAATACAAAACCAGGAGAACTGAGACAATCACACGAAGACTACCTAGAAGACAACCGTCTGCAAA GTCAGGTGGCCATGGTGTTTGGTCCTCACATCTTACAGTACTCCAAACAATTATGCCAGGGACAATACGATTACATTGTACGTCTCCCCAACTCTTTACTATTCAACATCATGACACGTTTGAACCTTGAAGATCTTGAAGGCCTTTCACGCACCTGCCATAGGTTTAGAGAG CTTTGCAATTCAGAGGAGTTTTGGGAGCAGACAGTGAGAAATCAATGGGGTGCTCTCACTCCCTCCGTGGAAGATTTGGCTAAGGATGTTGGCTGGAGGACAGTTTTCTTTACCAACAAGCTGCATCTGCAGATGCAAATTAGCCGGCGGAAGCAAAAGGAGAATCAGCCCAGTGAGGATGAGGAAAAACAGACTTGCCCTTCACTACCTTTGGAGGAAGGTTTGGGCTGA